One window of the Enterobacter huaxiensis genome contains the following:
- the ftsL gene encoding cell division protein FtsL gives MIGRVTETLSKVKDSLGSNERHALPGVIGDDLLRFGKLPLCLFICIIVTAITVVTTAHHTRLLTAQREQMVLERDALDIEWRNLILEENALGDHSRVERIATEKLQLQHVDPSQENIVVQK, from the coding sequence ATGATCGGCAGAGTGACAGAGACCCTAAGCAAAGTTAAGGATTCGTTAGGAAGCAACGAGCGCCATGCCTTGCCTGGCGTGATCGGTGACGATCTTTTGCGGTTTGGGAAGCTGCCACTCTGCTTGTTCATTTGCATCATTGTCACGGCTATCACGGTCGTTACGACGGCCCACCATACCCGTTTATTAACTGCGCAACGCGAGCAGATGGTACTGGAACGCGATGCGCTGGATATTGAATGGCGAAATCTGATCCTTGAAGAAAACGCGCTCGGCGATCACAGCCGGGTTGAACGGATCGCAACGGAAAAGCTGCAGCTGCAGCATGTTGATCCTTCACAGGAAAATATCGTAGTACAAAAATAA
- the rsmH gene encoding 16S rRNA (cytosine(1402)-N(4))-methyltransferase RsmH, producing the protein MMENYKHTTVLLDEAVNGLNIRPDGVYIDGTFGRGGHSRLILSQLGAEGRLLAIDRDPQAIAVAQTIDDPRFSIVHGPFSALADYAAERDLTGKIDGILLDLGVSSPQLDDAERGFSFMRDGPLDMRMDPTRGQSAAEWLQTADEADIAWVIKTFGEERFGKRIARAIVERNRIDPMTRTKQLAEVIAAATPVKDKHKHPATRTFQAIRIWVNSELEEIELALKSSLGVLAPGGRLSIISFHSLEDRIVKRFMREQSRGPQVPAGLPMTEEQLRKLGGRQLRALGKLMPGEEEVAENPRARSSVLRIAERTNA; encoded by the coding sequence ATGATGGAAAATTATAAACATACAACGGTGCTGCTGGACGAGGCCGTCAACGGCCTGAATATTCGTCCGGACGGCGTCTACATTGATGGCACGTTTGGTCGCGGTGGTCATTCGCGTTTGATCCTCTCTCAGCTTGGAGCGGAAGGACGTCTGCTGGCCATCGATCGCGATCCGCAGGCGATTGCCGTTGCGCAAACCATCGATGACCCACGTTTTTCCATCGTGCATGGACCTTTCTCTGCGCTCGCGGACTATGCTGCCGAGCGCGATCTTACGGGCAAGATCGACGGAATCCTTCTCGATCTTGGCGTCTCCTCACCCCAGCTCGATGATGCTGAACGCGGCTTCTCCTTTATGCGCGATGGCCCGCTGGACATGCGCATGGATCCGACGCGCGGCCAGTCTGCCGCTGAATGGCTGCAAACCGCTGATGAAGCCGATATTGCATGGGTGATCAAAACCTTTGGCGAAGAGCGTTTCGGTAAACGCATTGCGCGCGCCATCGTTGAGCGCAACCGTATCGATCCGATGACCCGTACCAAACAGCTGGCCGAAGTGATTGCGGCCGCAACGCCGGTCAAGGATAAGCACAAACACCCCGCGACGCGTACCTTCCAGGCGATTCGCATCTGGGTAAACAGTGAACTGGAGGAAATAGAGCTGGCGCTAAAAAGCTCGCTCGGCGTGCTCGCCCCGGGAGGGCGGTTGTCCATCATCAGCTTCCATTCGCTGGAAGACCGCATTGTGAAACGCTTTATGCGTGAACAGAGCCGCGGTCCGCAGGTTCCAGCGGGGCTGCCGATGACGGAAGAACAGCTCAGGAAACTGGGCGGCCGTCAGCTGCGAGCATTAGGCAAGTTGATGCCGGGCGAAGAAGAGGTGGCAGAGAATCCACGTGCCCGTAGTTCAGTGCTGCGTATTGCAGAAAGGACGAACGCATGA
- the mraZ gene encoding division/cell wall cluster transcriptional repressor MraZ — protein sequence MFRGATLVNLDSKGRLSVPTRYRDQLIENASGQMVCTIDINSPCLLLYPLPEWEIIEQKLSRLSSMNPQERRVQRLLLGHASECQMDSAGRLLIAPVLRQHAGLTKEVMLVGQFNKFELWDETTWYQQVKEDIDAEQSDSATLSERLQDLSL from the coding sequence ATGTTCCGTGGAGCAACGTTAGTCAATCTCGACAGTAAAGGGCGTTTATCGGTACCAACCCGATACCGCGACCAGCTGATCGAGAACGCTTCAGGTCAAATGGTTTGCACCATTGACATCAACTCCCCCTGCCTGCTGCTTTACCCTTTGCCCGAATGGGAAATTATTGAGCAAAAGCTGTCGCGACTGTCGAGCATGAACCCGCAGGAACGCCGCGTGCAGCGGTTGTTATTGGGACATGCCAGTGAGTGTCAGATGGACAGCGCAGGGCGATTACTGATTGCGCCTGTGCTGCGGCAGCATGCCGGTCTGACCAAAGAAGTGATGCTGGTCGGGCAGTTCAACAAGTTTGAACTGTGGGATGAAACGACCTGGTATCAACAGGTCAAGGAAGATATCGACGCTGAGCAGTCCGATTCCGCAACATTGTCGGAACGGCTGCAGGACTTGTCTCTATAA
- the cra gene encoding catabolite repressor/activator yields MKLDEIARLAGVSRTTASYVINGKAKQYRVSDKTVEKVMAVVREHNYHPNAVAAGLRAGRTRSIGLVIPDLENTSYTRIANYLERQARQRGYQLLIACSEDQPDNEMRCIEHLLQRQVDAIIVSTSLPPEHPFYQRWANDPFPIVALDRALDREHFTSVVGADQDDAEMLAAELRTFPAETVLYLGALPELSVSFLREQGFRTAWKDDPRDVHYLYANSYEREAAAQLFEKWLETHPMPQALFTTSFALLQGVMDVTLRRDGQLPSDLAIATFGDNELLDFLQCPVLAVAQRHRDVAERVLEIVLASLDEPRKPKPGLTRIKRNLYRRGFLSRH; encoded by the coding sequence GTGAAACTGGATGAAATCGCCCGGCTAGCCGGCGTGTCACGAACAACGGCCAGCTATGTGATTAACGGTAAAGCTAAGCAGTACCGTGTCAGCGATAAGACCGTTGAAAAAGTTATGGCGGTGGTTCGTGAGCATAACTACCATCCGAATGCTGTCGCAGCCGGCTTACGTGCCGGGCGCACCCGCTCTATTGGTCTGGTGATCCCCGATCTGGAAAACACCAGCTATACCCGCATCGCCAATTATCTTGAACGTCAGGCCCGCCAGCGGGGCTATCAGCTGTTGATCGCCTGCTCCGAAGACCAGCCTGACAACGAAATGCGCTGCATTGAGCATCTGCTGCAGCGTCAGGTTGATGCCATCATCGTATCCACCTCATTACCGCCGGAGCATCCGTTTTATCAGCGCTGGGCGAACGACCCCTTCCCGATTGTGGCGCTCGACCGCGCGCTGGATCGCGAACATTTCACCAGCGTCGTGGGTGCCGATCAGGACGATGCAGAAATGCTGGCCGCTGAGCTGAGAACCTTCCCGGCTGAAACGGTGCTATACCTCGGTGCATTGCCAGAACTTTCGGTTAGCTTCCTGCGCGAGCAAGGGTTCCGCACGGCCTGGAAAGACGATCCGCGTGACGTTCATTATCTGTATGCCAATAGCTACGAGCGCGAAGCGGCCGCCCAGCTGTTTGAGAAGTGGCTGGAAACGCATCCGATGCCGCAGGCGTTGTTCACAACGTCATTTGCGCTGCTGCAGGGGGTGATGGATGTTACGTTGCGTCGCGACGGACAGCTCCCTTCCGATCTGGCCATCGCAACCTTTGGCGATAACGAACTGCTCGACTTCCTGCAGTGTCCGGTGCTGGCAGTGGCTCAACGCCACCGCGATGTGGCTGAACGCGTGCTGGAGATCGTTCTGGCAAGCCTGGATGAGCCACGTAAGCCTAAGCCAGGGCTGACGCGTATTAAACGAAATCTCTACCGCCGCGGATTTTTGAGCCGCCATTAA
- the ilvN gene encoding acetolactate synthase small subunit yields the protein MRRILSVLLENESGALSRVIGLFAQRGYNIESLTVAPTDDPTLSRMTIQTVGDAKVLEQIEKQLHKLVDVLRVSELGQGAYVEREVMLVKIQASGYGREEVKRNTDIFRGQIIDVTPSIYTVQLAGTSDKLDAFLSSVRDVAKIVEVARSGIVGLSRGDKIMR from the coding sequence ATGCGCCGGATATTATCTGTATTACTGGAAAACGAGTCAGGTGCACTGTCGCGCGTTATCGGGCTTTTTGCCCAGCGTGGTTACAACATAGAAAGCCTGACGGTGGCCCCGACGGACGATCCTACACTCTCACGCATGACTATCCAGACGGTAGGCGATGCCAAGGTGCTTGAGCAGATTGAGAAACAGCTGCATAAGCTGGTTGATGTTCTGCGCGTGAGCGAACTGGGGCAGGGCGCGTACGTTGAGCGTGAAGTGATGCTGGTGAAAATTCAGGCCAGCGGCTACGGTCGCGAAGAGGTTAAACGCAACACGGATATCTTCCGTGGGCAGATCATTGATGTGACCCCTTCTATTTATACCGTTCAGCTTGCCGGAACCAGTGACAAGCTGGATGCCTTCCTGTCCTCTGTGCGGGATGTGGCAAAAATTGTTGAAGTCGCGCGCTCTGGCATCGTTGGCCTGTCGCGCGGCGATAAAATCATGCGTTAG
- the ilvI gene encoding acetolactate synthase 3 large subunit — translation MEMLSGAEMVVRSLIDQGVKQVFGYPGGAVLDIYDALHTVGGIDHVLVRHEQAAVHMADGLARATGEVGVVLVTSGPGATNAITGIATAYMDSIPLVILSGQVATSLIGYDAFQECDMVGISRPVVKHSFLVKQTEDIPGVLKKAFWLAASGRPGPVVVDLPKDILNPANKLPYAWPDSVSMRSYNPTTQGHKGQIKRALQTLLAAKKPVVYVGGGAVNSACEVQLRELIEKLNLPVASSLMGLGAFPATHRQALGMLGMHGTYEANMTMHNADAIFAVGVRFDDRTTNNLAKYCPNATVLHIDIDPTSISKTVPADVPIVGDARQVLDQMLDLLTQETVAQPLDEIRDWWQQIEQWRGRQCLRYDAQSENIKPQAVIETIWRLTKGDAYVTSDVGQHQMFAALYYPFDKPRHWINSGGLGTMGFGLPAALGVKLALPNETVICVTGDGSIQMNIQELSTALQYELPVLVLNLNNGYLGMVKQWQDMIYSGRHSQSYMTSLPDFVRLAEAYGHIGIRVSDPAELEAKLSEALAHVKNNRLVFVDVIVDGTEHVYPMHIRGGGMDEMWLSKTERT, via the coding sequence ATGGAGATGTTGTCTGGCGCGGAAATGGTCGTCCGATCGCTTATCGATCAGGGCGTAAAGCAGGTGTTCGGCTATCCCGGAGGCGCGGTTCTCGATATTTATGACGCGCTTCATACCGTGGGCGGCATTGACCATGTTCTGGTGCGCCACGAACAGGCCGCTGTGCACATGGCTGACGGGCTGGCGCGTGCGACGGGTGAAGTCGGTGTGGTCCTGGTCACGTCTGGACCCGGGGCCACCAACGCCATCACCGGGATTGCCACTGCGTACATGGACTCTATCCCACTGGTTATCCTCTCCGGGCAGGTAGCGACCTCGCTGATTGGCTACGACGCATTCCAGGAATGTGACATGGTAGGGATTTCACGTCCCGTCGTTAAGCACAGCTTCCTGGTGAAGCAGACGGAAGATATTCCGGGCGTGCTGAAAAAAGCCTTCTGGCTCGCGGCGAGCGGGCGTCCGGGACCGGTGGTAGTAGATTTGCCAAAAGATATCCTCAACCCGGCGAATAAGCTGCCTTACGCGTGGCCCGACTCGGTGAGCATGCGCTCGTACAATCCAACGACGCAGGGGCATAAAGGCCAGATCAAGCGTGCGCTGCAAACCCTGCTGGCGGCTAAAAAGCCGGTTGTCTATGTAGGTGGCGGAGCGGTGAACTCTGCCTGTGAAGTGCAGCTTCGCGAGCTGATTGAAAAACTGAATCTTCCTGTTGCATCGTCATTAATGGGGCTGGGCGCGTTCCCGGCAACGCACCGTCAGGCGCTGGGCATGCTGGGCATGCACGGCACCTATGAAGCCAACATGACGATGCATAACGCCGATGCGATCTTTGCTGTCGGCGTGCGCTTTGACGACCGTACCACCAATAATCTGGCGAAGTACTGTCCTAACGCCACCGTGCTGCATATCGATATTGACCCGACCTCTATCTCCAAAACGGTGCCCGCTGATGTGCCGATCGTTGGGGATGCGCGTCAGGTTCTGGATCAAATGCTCGATCTGCTTACGCAGGAGACGGTGGCGCAACCTCTGGATGAGATCCGCGACTGGTGGCAGCAAATTGAGCAGTGGCGTGGACGGCAGTGCCTGAGGTATGACGCGCAAAGCGAAAACATTAAACCGCAGGCCGTGATCGAAACGATCTGGCGTCTCACCAAAGGCGACGCGTATGTGACGTCTGACGTGGGCCAGCACCAGATGTTTGCCGCACTTTATTATCCGTTTGATAAACCCCGCCACTGGATCAACTCAGGCGGGCTGGGTACGATGGGCTTCGGTCTGCCTGCCGCGCTGGGGGTTAAGCTGGCGCTGCCCAATGAAACGGTGATCTGTGTAACGGGTGACGGCAGTATTCAAATGAATATTCAGGAGCTCTCTACCGCATTGCAGTATGAGCTACCGGTGCTGGTGCTGAACCTGAACAACGGTTACCTCGGCATGGTGAAGCAGTGGCAGGATATGATTTACTCGGGCCGCCACTCTCAGTCGTATATGACGTCACTGCCTGACTTCGTTCGCCTGGCGGAGGCCTACGGCCACATTGGTATCCGCGTAAGCGATCCCGCGGAGCTGGAAGCAAAACTCAGCGAAGCGCTCGCGCATGTTAAAAATAACCGTCTGGTTTTCGTGGACGTCATTGTTGATGGCACCGAGCACGTTTATCCGATGCATATTCGCGGCGGCGGTATGGACGAAATGTGGCTAAGCAAAACGGAGAGAACCTGA
- the leuO gene encoding transcriptional regulator LeuO has product MPENNINQSHACDGVKPQLRTVDLNLLTVFDAVMQEQNITRAAQSLGMSQPAVSNAVARLKVMFNDELFVRYGRGIQPTARAFQLFGSIRQALQLVQNELPGSGFEPLSSERVFHLCVCSPLDNYLTSVIYNKVEAIAPNIHLIFKSSLNQNTEHQLRYQETEFVLGYEEFRRPEFSCVPLFKDEMVLVASKKHPRMNSPLRETDVYNEQHAVVALDRYASFSQPWYDTADKQASVAYQGMAMMSVLNVVSQTQLVAIAPRWLAEEFSEQLNLQVLPLPLKLNSRTCYLSWHEAAGRDKGHQWMEELLVNVCRR; this is encoded by the coding sequence ATGCCAGAAAATAATATTAATCAATCTCATGCCTGTGATGGGGTTAAACCGCAGTTACGCACCGTGGATCTTAATCTGTTAACCGTGTTTGATGCGGTGATGCAGGAACAGAATATTACGCGAGCAGCACAATCCCTTGGCATGTCTCAGCCTGCGGTGAGCAATGCCGTGGCCAGGCTTAAGGTCATGTTTAATGACGAGTTGTTTGTGCGTTACGGGAGAGGTATCCAGCCTACCGCGCGTGCATTTCAGCTGTTCGGTTCCATCCGCCAGGCGCTGCAGCTCGTACAAAATGAGCTACCGGGTTCGGGCTTTGAACCCTTAAGCAGCGAGCGAGTATTTCATCTTTGCGTATGCAGCCCGTTAGATAACTATTTGACGTCTGTTATATACAATAAAGTTGAAGCTATCGCGCCAAATATTCACCTGATATTTAAATCGTCTCTTAACCAGAACACTGAGCATCAGCTTCGTTATCAGGAAACGGAGTTTGTTCTGGGGTATGAAGAATTTCGTCGCCCGGAATTTTCCTGCGTCCCGCTGTTTAAAGATGAAATGGTGTTAGTTGCCAGTAAAAAACACCCGCGTATGAATTCACCCCTGCGCGAAACTGATGTTTATAATGAACAGCATGCCGTAGTTGCTCTCGACAGATATGCTTCATTTAGCCAGCCGTGGTATGACACAGCGGATAAACAAGCAAGCGTGGCGTATCAGGGGATGGCAATGATGAGCGTATTGAACGTGGTCTCACAAACCCAGCTGGTCGCCATCGCACCGCGCTGGCTGGCTGAAGAGTTTTCAGAGCAGCTTAACCTGCAAGTTTTGCCATTACCGCTCAAGCTAAATAGCCGTACCTGTTATCTTTCCTGGCATGAGGCCGCGGGTAGAGATAAAGGACATCAATGGATGGAAGAGCTGCTCGTGAACGTTTGTCGTCGATGA
- the leuL gene encoding leu operon leader peptide, which yields MTRTIRFTSLLLLNASTVRGRLAGEIQR from the coding sequence ATGACACGCACCATTCGTTTCACCAGCCTACTACTACTAAACGCATCCACTGTGCGCGGTAGACTGGCGGGCGAAATTCAGCGTTGA
- the leuA gene encoding 2-isopropylmalate synthase: MSQQVIIFDTTLRDGEQALQASLSVKEKLQIALALERMGVDVMEVGFPVSSPGDFESVQTIARTIKNSRVCGLARCVEKDIDVAAESLKVAEAFRIHTFIATSPMHIATKLRSTLDEVIERAVYMVKRARNYTDDVEFSCEDAGRTPIEDLARVVEAAINAGARTINIPDTVGYTMPFEFSNIITGLYDRVPNIDQAIISVHTHDDLGLAVGNAIAAVHAGARQVEGAMNGIGERAGNCSLEEVIMAIKVRKDIMNVNTRINHNEIWRTSQTVSQICNMPIPANKAIVGTGAFAHSSGIHQDGVIKNRENYEIMTPESIGLNQVQLNLTSRSGRAAVKHRMEEMGYKDSDYNMDQLYDAFLKLADKKGQVFDYDLEALAFINKQQEEPEHFRLDYFNVQSGSSDIATASVKLACGDEIKAEAANGNGPVDAIYQAINRITEYDVELVKYDLTAKGQGKNALGQVDIVVNYSGRRFHGAGLATDIVESSAKAMVHVLNNIWRAAEVEKELQRKAQNKENNKETV; this comes from the coding sequence ATGAGCCAGCAAGTCATTATTTTCGATACCACGTTGCGTGACGGTGAACAGGCATTACAGGCGAGCCTGAGTGTAAAAGAGAAACTGCAGATTGCGCTGGCTCTCGAACGCATGGGTGTCGACGTAATGGAGGTAGGTTTCCCTGTCTCTTCCCCGGGTGATTTCGAATCCGTACAGACCATTGCCCGAACGATTAAAAACAGCCGCGTATGTGGACTGGCGCGCTGCGTTGAGAAAGATATCGACGTTGCAGCCGAGTCATTGAAGGTTGCCGAAGCCTTCCGTATCCATACCTTCATTGCGACCTCGCCGATGCACATCGCAACCAAACTGCGCAGCACGCTGGACGAGGTTATCGAACGCGCGGTGTATATGGTTAAACGCGCGCGCAACTACACCGATGACGTTGAATTCTCCTGCGAAGATGCAGGCCGTACGCCGATTGAAGATTTGGCGCGCGTAGTGGAAGCAGCCATCAATGCGGGTGCCAGAACGATCAACATCCCGGACACCGTCGGCTACACCATGCCGTTTGAGTTCTCCAACATCATTACCGGCCTGTATGACCGCGTACCGAATATTGATCAAGCGATTATCTCCGTGCATACCCACGACGACTTGGGTCTGGCGGTGGGTAATGCCATCGCTGCCGTCCACGCCGGCGCGCGTCAGGTTGAAGGTGCGATGAACGGTATCGGTGAACGCGCGGGTAACTGTTCGCTGGAAGAAGTGATCATGGCGATTAAAGTGCGTAAAGACATCATGAACGTGAATACGCGCATCAATCACAACGAAATCTGGCGCACCAGCCAGACCGTCAGCCAAATCTGCAATATGCCGATTCCGGCTAACAAAGCGATTGTCGGCACCGGTGCCTTCGCGCACTCCTCGGGTATTCATCAGGACGGCGTCATTAAGAATCGTGAAAACTACGAAATCATGACCCCTGAATCCATTGGTCTGAATCAGGTACAACTGAATCTGACCTCTCGCTCCGGCCGTGCGGCCGTGAAACACCGCATGGAGGAGATGGGCTACAAGGACAGCGATTACAACATGGACCAGCTGTACGACGCCTTCCTGAAGCTGGCAGATAAGAAAGGTCAGGTCTTCGATTACGACCTGGAAGCGCTGGCGTTCATCAACAAACAGCAGGAAGAGCCGGAGCATTTCCGTCTGGATTACTTCAACGTGCAGTCCGGCTCCAGCGACATCGCGACCGCCTCAGTCAAGCTGGCCTGCGGCGATGAGATTAAAGCCGAAGCGGCAAACGGTAACGGCCCTGTGGATGCCATCTACCAGGCGATTAACCGCATCACCGAGTACGACGTTGAGCTGGTTAAATATGACCTGACGGCCAAAGGCCAGGGCAAAAATGCGCTGGGCCAGGTAGACATCGTGGTCAACTATAGCGGCCGCCGCTTCCACGGCGCAGGCCTGGCGACGGACATCGTCGAATCCTCCGCAAAAGCGATGGTGCATGTCCTGAACAACATCTGGCGCGCCGCCGAAGTCGAAAAAGAGCTGCAACGCAAAGCTCAGAATAAAGAGAACAACAAGGAAACCGTGTAA
- the leuB gene encoding 3-isopropylmalate dehydrogenase, which translates to MSKNYHIAVLPGDGIGPEVMAQALKVLEAVRSRFAMKISTSHYDVGGVAIDNHGTPLPKATLEGCENADAVLFGSVGGPKWEHLPPAEQPERGALLPLRKHFKLFSNLRPAKLYQGLEEFCPLRADIAANGFDILCVRELTGGIYFGQPKGREGSGQHEKAFDTEVYHRFEIERIAHIAFESARKRGHKVTSIDKANVLQSSILWREIVGEIAKQYPDVELSHMYIDNATMQLIKDPSQFDVLLCSNLFGDILSDECAMITGSMGMLPSASLNEEGFGLYEPAGGSAPDIAGKNIANPIAQILSLALLLRYSLDAGDAATAIENAINRALEEGIRTGDLARGTAAVSTDEMGDIIARYVAEGV; encoded by the coding sequence ATGTCGAAGAATTACCATATTGCTGTGTTGCCGGGTGACGGTATTGGCCCGGAAGTGATGGCACAGGCGCTGAAAGTACTGGAAGCCGTTCGCTCGCGTTTTGCGATGAAAATTTCGACCAGCCACTACGACGTGGGTGGTGTGGCTATCGATAACCACGGTACGCCGCTGCCAAAAGCGACCCTTGAAGGCTGCGAAAATGCCGACGCCGTGCTGTTTGGCTCCGTGGGTGGCCCAAAGTGGGAACACCTGCCGCCGGCAGAGCAGCCTGAGCGCGGCGCGCTGCTGCCGCTGCGTAAACACTTTAAGCTGTTCAGCAACCTGCGCCCGGCGAAGCTGTATCAGGGCCTGGAAGAGTTCTGCCCGCTGCGCGCCGACATCGCGGCCAACGGCTTTGACATCCTGTGCGTGCGTGAGCTGACCGGCGGGATCTACTTTGGTCAGCCAAAAGGTCGCGAAGGCAGCGGCCAGCATGAAAAAGCGTTTGATACCGAGGTGTATCACCGTTTCGAAATCGAACGTATTGCCCACATCGCGTTTGAGTCTGCGCGCAAGCGCGGCCATAAAGTGACGTCTATTGATAAAGCGAACGTGCTGCAGTCGTCCATTTTGTGGCGTGAAATCGTCGGCGAAATTGCTAAACAGTACCCGGACGTTGAGCTGTCGCACATGTATATCGACAACGCGACCATGCAGCTGATTAAGGATCCTTCCCAGTTTGACGTGCTGCTGTGCTCCAATCTGTTCGGCGATATTTTGTCAGACGAATGCGCGATGATCACCGGCTCCATGGGCATGCTGCCGTCCGCAAGTCTGAACGAAGAAGGTTTTGGCCTGTATGAACCTGCTGGCGGCTCCGCGCCGGATATCGCGGGCAAGAACATTGCGAACCCGATCGCCCAGATCCTCTCTCTGGCCCTGCTGCTGCGCTACAGCCTGGATGCAGGCGATGCGGCTACCGCAATTGAAAACGCCATTAACCGGGCGTTAGAAGAAGGCATCCGTACCGGCGATTTAGCGCGCGGCACGGCGGCAGTCAGTACCGATGAAATGGGCGACATCATTGCCCGCTATGTCGCTGAAGGGGTGTAA
- the leuC gene encoding 3-isopropylmalate dehydratase large subunit: MAKTLYEKLFDAHVVYEAPNETPLLYIDRHLVHEVTSPQAFDGLRAHNRPVRQPGKTFATMDHNVSTQTKDINASGEMARIQMQELIKNCSEFGVELYDLNHPYQGIVHVMGPEQGITLPGMTIVCGDSHTATHGAFGALAFGIGTSEVEHVLATQTLKQGRARTMKIEVKGKAAPGITAKDIVLAIIGKTGSAGGTGHVVEFCGEAIQALSMEGRMTLCNMAIEMGAKAGLVAPDETTFNYVKGRLHAPKEQNYVDAVEYWKTLKTDDGATFDTVVTLQAEEIAPQVTWGTNPGQVISVNDSIPDPSSFADPVERASAEKALAYMGLKPGVPLTDVAIDKVFIGSCTNSRIEDLRAAAEIAKGRKVAPGVQALVVPGSGPVKAQAEAEGLDKIFIDAGFEWRLPGCSMCLAMNNDRLNPGERCASTSNRNFEGRQGRGGRTHLVSPAMAAAAAVTGHFADIRSLK, from the coding sequence ATGGCGAAGACGTTATACGAAAAGTTGTTTGATGCGCACGTGGTCTACGAGGCACCAAACGAAACCCCGCTGCTGTACATCGACCGCCATCTGGTGCATGAAGTGACCTCTCCGCAGGCATTTGACGGCCTGCGCGCGCACAATCGCCCGGTGCGCCAGCCGGGTAAAACCTTCGCGACGATGGATCACAACGTCTCGACCCAGACCAAAGACATCAATGCGTCCGGTGAGATGGCCCGCATTCAGATGCAGGAGCTGATTAAAAACTGCAGCGAGTTCGGCGTTGAGCTGTACGACCTGAATCACCCTTATCAGGGCATCGTCCACGTGATGGGGCCAGAACAGGGGATTACACTGCCGGGCATGACGATCGTTTGCGGTGACTCCCATACCGCAACCCACGGCGCATTTGGCGCGCTGGCGTTCGGTATCGGCACGTCTGAAGTCGAACACGTACTGGCGACGCAGACCCTGAAGCAGGGCCGCGCCAGGACCATGAAGATTGAAGTGAAGGGCAAAGCTGCACCGGGCATCACCGCGAAAGACATCGTGCTGGCGATTATCGGCAAAACCGGCAGCGCGGGCGGTACCGGTCACGTTGTCGAATTCTGCGGCGAAGCCATTCAGGCGCTGAGCATGGAAGGCCGTATGACCCTGTGCAACATGGCCATCGAGATGGGCGCCAAGGCGGGTCTGGTTGCGCCAGACGAAACAACCTTCAACTATGTGAAGGGGCGTCTGCACGCGCCAAAAGAGCAGAATTACGTTGATGCAGTTGAATACTGGAAAACCCTGAAGACCGACGACGGCGCGACGTTTGATACCGTTGTTACCCTGCAGGCGGAAGAGATTGCGCCGCAGGTGACCTGGGGAACTAACCCAGGCCAGGTGATTTCCGTCAACGACAGCATTCCCGATCCGTCCTCCTTCGCCGATCCGGTCGAACGCGCCAGTGCGGAAAAAGCGCTGGCCTATATGGGCCTGAAGCCAGGCGTGCCGCTGACCGATGTGGCCATTGATAAAGTGTTCATCGGATCCTGCACCAACTCTCGCATCGAAGATTTACGTGCCGCTGCAGAAATCGCAAAAGGCCGTAAAGTCGCGCCGGGCGTTCAGGCGCTGGTTGTTCCGGGTTCTGGTCCCGTAAAAGCGCAGGCGGAAGCGGAAGGGCTGGACAAGATCTTCATCGACGCGGGCTTTGAATGGCGCCTGCCCGGCTGCTCCATGTGTCTGGCCATGAACAATGACCGCCTGAATCCGGGCGAGCGCTGCGCCTCCACCAGCAACCGTAACTTCGAAGGCCGTCAGGGCCGCGGTGGACGCACCCATCTGGTCAGCCCGGCAATGGCCGCTGCGGCTGCAGTCACCGGCCATTTCGCCGACATTCGCAGCCTGAAATAA